The nucleotide sequence GTTGTAGAAGAAGACCACCAACACCATCATCAGCATCCAGAGCGTAGTTATTGCTGAACCAGCCCCAAGGTTCATGGAAACAAAAGCTTCCCGATAACTGAGGACGGCAAGGGTCGTTGTTGCATTGTTCGGTCCTCCTCCGGTCATCGTCCAGAACAGGGGGAACTGCTTAAAATTCTCAATGATGGACATGGAGATGGAGACTTTTATCACTGGGCTGAGATAAGGTAATGTGACAGAGAAGAACCTTCTCACTTTGCCCGCCCCATCAATCATGGCTGCTTCATTGATATCCTGCGGGACATTTTGTAATCCGGCCAACAGAAGCAGGGACATCAAAGGAATTTGCTTCCAGAGAGCAGCAATACCAACGCCTGTCAATGCAGTATCGGGGTTATTAAGTATTGCGAAATCCGTGACTGTGGAAAAACTGAATACGCTCACTAGATACTTCACCAGACCATACTGAGGCTGGAACAACCACATCCAGATCAAGGCAGAAATAACCGTAGGAACAACCCAAGGAGTCATCATAATACTCCTAAGGAATCGAGCGCCCTTAAGGTTTGTATTCAGGATAAGTGCAAGCGTTATAGACAACACAAACTGTACAAGTACTACACCAAGGACAAAACTGAAGGTATGAAATGTAGCCATCGAAAATGCATCAGTCTTGGTCAGGTACAGATAGTTGGCAAAATCGTTCCAGACACCGGGCTTTCCGCTGATGATGTTGCGAACCCCATATGTCTGAAAGCTTTTAATGACTGAATCCACAATCGGGACCAAGATAAAGGCAATGGTCAACAGTAATGCCGGGATATCTAGGATGAAAGCAAATAGACCATCCCGCTGTTCACGTCTCAATGTTCT is from uncultured Sphaerochaeta sp. and encodes:
- a CDS encoding sugar ABC transporter permease, which encodes MKTRTLRREQRDGLFAFILDIPALLLTIAFILVPIVDSVIKSFQTYGVRNIISGKPGVWNDFANYLYLTKTDAFSMATFHTFSFVLGVVLVQFVLSITLALILNTNLKGARFLRSIMMTPWVVPTVISALIWMWLFQPQYGLVKYLVSVFSFSTVTDFAILNNPDTALTGVGIAALWKQIPLMSLLLLAGLQNVPQDINEAAMIDGAGKVRRFFSVTLPYLSPVIKVSISMSIIENFKQFPLFWTMTGGGPNNATTTLAVLSYREAFVSMNLGAGSAITTLWMLMMVLVVFFYNRIFRIQDMG